One Sodalinema gerasimenkoae IPPAS B-353 DNA segment encodes these proteins:
- a CDS encoding ABC transporter ATP-binding protein, with amino-acid sequence MSSFRDVVGYFRAYRRSAILSILITGSFEILDLAVPYAVGQILNVLSGQTLDPFSQGLVNSTAQLLNRDPDINLQLGVFVGIIFVISVLRAPLQPWLSGWFHWWIALKTRQDKSKSVITKVLELPLNFYDENNPGRIAGRVAKGITNYTWTYPEIAGQFLPKLIRVLGVFVIIALIEPWVALVFGLSFASILLFSLRHLQAIVKKENALDRYLENIDSRTSEIITNIKTVKSFANEGREFKRQQQRIDRAHYFTIHRIHRDYVILDTWRRTVIQMSLFGILVMTLWATVNGQISLGHFITTFTISSYAYGELRPLSLIAEVFARRYSSMLRFHELLNTPSGQDAARLVLDHNQENPYQFKGAIAFKQVVFGYTPNIPILKGLDFEIQPRQTVALVGRSGSGKSTLVKLLFRYFQPDSGHIYLDGQDIQSLDVGQYRRRLAIVHQDVDIFNGTLLDNLKYGNPDATWPQVKSACAIARVDEFIAELPRGYASIVGERGVRLSGGQRQRIGIARALIVNPDILVFDEATSSLDYESERSIQDAMHSIFGTRTTIIIAHRLSTIRDADQIIVLDNGAIAEIGSHQDLLSQAGLYRRLHDLSESGDLLD; translated from the coding sequence AGATTCTCAATGTCCTCTCGGGCCAAACCCTCGATCCGTTTTCTCAGGGTTTGGTCAATAGCACGGCACAACTGCTCAATCGTGACCCTGATATTAACCTACAACTTGGGGTCTTCGTGGGTATTATTTTCGTGATTTCTGTCCTACGGGCCCCCTTGCAACCCTGGTTAAGTGGCTGGTTCCATTGGTGGATTGCCCTCAAAACTCGTCAGGACAAATCTAAATCTGTCATCACTAAAGTCCTGGAGTTACCCCTAAATTTTTATGACGAAAATAATCCCGGACGCATCGCCGGACGAGTTGCAAAAGGGATTACCAATTACACCTGGACCTATCCTGAAATTGCCGGTCAATTTCTCCCCAAGCTGATTCGAGTTTTGGGGGTATTTGTCATCATTGCCTTGATTGAACCCTGGGTGGCACTGGTCTTTGGGCTGTCCTTTGCTAGTATTTTGCTGTTTAGTTTGCGCCATTTACAGGCAATTGTTAAAAAAGAAAATGCCCTAGACCGCTATTTAGAAAATATCGATAGTCGCACCTCAGAAATCATCACCAACATCAAAACCGTTAAATCCTTCGCCAATGAAGGACGAGAGTTTAAGCGGCAACAACAACGCATCGATCGCGCCCACTATTTTACGATTCACCGCATTCACCGCGATTATGTGATTCTCGACACCTGGCGCCGTACAGTCATTCAAATGTCTCTATTTGGCATTCTCGTGATGACCCTTTGGGCCACGGTGAATGGCCAGATTTCTCTCGGACATTTTATTACCACCTTCACCATCTCCAGCTACGCCTATGGGGAACTGCGTCCCCTCAGCCTCATTGCCGAAGTCTTTGCCCGTCGCTACAGTTCCATGTTGCGCTTCCACGAGTTACTCAACACCCCATCGGGACAGGACGCGGCCCGCTTGGTGTTAGATCACAACCAAGAGAATCCCTATCAGTTTAAGGGTGCGATCGCCTTTAAGCAGGTCGTCTTTGGCTACACCCCCAATATCCCAATTTTGAAAGGGCTTGATTTTGAGATTCAACCCCGGCAAACGGTAGCGTTGGTGGGACGTTCGGGGTCAGGAAAATCGACGTTAGTCAAGCTTCTTTTTCGCTACTTTCAACCGGATTCTGGGCATATCTATCTCGATGGCCAGGATATTCAGTCCCTCGATGTGGGCCAGTATCGACGGCGCTTGGCTATTGTCCATCAAGATGTGGATATTTTCAATGGCACGCTTTTAGATAACCTGAAATACGGGAATCCTGATGCGACTTGGCCGCAGGTGAAATCTGCCTGTGCGATCGCCCGCGTGGATGAGTTTATCGCTGAACTTCCCCGAGGCTATGCCAGCATCGTCGGTGAGCGTGGTGTCCGACTCTCCGGGGGACAGCGCCAACGCATCGGCATCGCCCGCGCCCTGATTGTCAATCCCGATATCTTGGTGTTTGATGAAGCCACCTCTAGTTTAGATTACGAGTCAGAACGCTCAATTCAAGACGCCATGCACTCCATTTTTGGCACGCGCACTACCATTATCATCGCCCATCGCCTCAGCACTATCCGTGATGCTGACCAAATTATTGTCCTCGATAACGGGGCGATCGCCGAAATTGGCTCCCATCAAGATTTACTCTCCCAAGCTGGACTCTATCGCCGACTTCATGACCTCTCAGAAAGTGGCGATTTGCTCGACTAA